Part of the Crossiella cryophila genome, ACCGCCGTCCGCTGGGCAGGCCAGGTCTCCATGTCCGGAGGCCGGGACCCCGCCCCAGCACTCTGGAGTACCCACGATGACGACCATGACCCTCCTGGATACGTTGGCCCAGGGCAACCAACTGCAAACCGGGGGTATCACCCGCTGGATCCTGGAGAACATCGTCCCGCTGCTGCTGTTGCTGGTGGCGTTGCTGCTGCTGTGGCTGGGTGGCAGCAAGGGCGACAACGCGGGCGTGATGCGGCGGGTCGGCGGTGTCATCGTGGCGCTGGCCATCATCGGCCTCGCCGTCAGCGGCGCCGGCGTGAACATCGGTAAGTGGATCGCCAGTCTGTTCACCGGGTGATCGAGCTTGCGGATTCGTACTGACGACGAGGTGTACCGGGTCGACGCCGTATGGCTCGGCCCGCCGAAGGCCACTTTCCCCTGGCGGGCCCGCTACGTCGCCTGGGGCGTGGGACTCGTCGTGTTCCTGCTGGTCCTTGCGGTCGAACGCCGGATGGGCTTCGGCTTCAGCTTCTTCTCCACCGCGTGGGCGATCATCATCACCGTGGTGATCACCCGCATCATCTGCTCCCGGATCAACCAGGAGCGGCCGCTGGGCGCGGTCAGTGTGATGTGGCTGCGTGAACTCACCGCGCCCCGCCAAACGACCTCCGGCAACGGCGGGGCCGCCACCGCCGCCAGGATCCGGGTCAATTCCGCACGTCCCCGGCCCAAGCCGAAGAAGTCCGAGCAGAAGAAGCAACGGGGGAAGAGCCAGTCCGGCTCTGTGATCTCCGATGGCTCTGTGATCCCTGATACAGCGGTGAGCCCCGATGTGTCAGCAGTCTCGACGCCGTCAGGTCACGGCACGGACGCGCCGTCACCCTCTTCCCCGTCACGGCGTGGACGTTCACGCCGTGCTCGCACCAAGGAGGTTCGCGGTGTTCCGTCGCCGACGAAACCGTGACCGTGACCGTCGCGCCACCGAACAGCCCGGCCGCCACGCGCGTGCGCTGCCGCCTGGGCAGGTGAACGACCAACGGGTGTACAGCAAGCGGGGCAGACGGCTACCCGGCGAGGCGGCCATCCCCACCTACACCCCGTCGATCTCCGCGCGCAGCATCGACGGTCACCTGGTGCGCACCGGGCAGGACGTCTACGCCTGGTACCGCCTGGCCCCGCAGCGCTGGTCCTTCCGCTCGGACTCCCAGCGCCAGGACCTCATCCACGCCATCGCCGGCCAGTACGCCGAACTCCAGGGCCGCTGGCTGCACCTGCGGGTGACCACCCGCCCGTATCCGATCCGGATGTGGGCCGAGGCGCACGTGCACAACGCGGTCGGCCGCCTGCCCGACACCCCCGGCACGCTCTCCTTCGACGACTACATGGTCGGCGAGCAGCAGCAGCTGATGGGGCGCTCGATGGCCGAGAAGGAGGTCTATCTCGGCGTCCAGGTGCAGACCCGCAACGTGATGGACCGCGCGGTGGAACGGGCCGCTCCGGTGCTGCGCAAGATCTTCCCGGAGGCGGTGGACGCCGAGCTGGTCGCGCTGGACAGCGAGGTCGAGCACCTGGACCAGATCCTCGGTGCCTCCGGCCTGGAGGGCAGGCCGGTCACCGCCGAGGAGATGTCCTGGCTGATGCACCGCTCCTGCTCGCTTGGCCTGCCCGCGCCGCGCAACCTGCCCGCGGTGCCCGGCGCGGCCTGGGAGCCGGAGGACCTGGCCTCCTTCACCGACGCCGCCGACTTCCACCAGGAGCCGTACTCCCCGAGCGTGACGGTGCGCGGCCGCACCGGGTCCAACGCCGGGGTGAAGCGGCACGTGGTGGTGCTCACCGTGGGGCTGATGCACGGCCTGCAGATCCCGGAGATCGACGACCCGTGGTTGCAGCGCTCGGACCGGCTGCCCGCGCCGGTGGAGTGGTCCGCCCGCATCTACGTGCGCAAACCCGAGGACGTCACGGGCGAGCTGCAGCGGCAGATGAACAAGGTGCGCTCCCAGGTGCGGCACTACACCGACGAGCACGACCTGGAGCCGCCGCAATCGCTGGCCCGCCAGGCCGCACGGGTGCTCGAGATCGACGACGAGATGACCACCGGGTTCACCTCGCTGGCCACCAGGGTGCGCTCCTGGTGGCGGCTGTCGGTCTCCGGCGCCACCGAGCGCGAGGCGCTGCGGCTGGCCCAGCAGCTGGTCGACCTGTACAAGCCCAAGATCGCCATCGAGCACCCCGAGTCCCAGTACGCGCTGGCCAGGGAGTTCATCCCGGGTGAGCCGCTGGCCTCGGCCGCCTACCTGCGCCGGGGCTCGGTGAGCTGGGCCGCCTCCGCGGTGCCCACCGCCACCGCCGAGGTCGGCGACCGGCGCGGCATCCTGCTCGGCGAGACCTGCACCGCGACCCGGCGCCCGGTGGCCTGGGACCCGTGGATGGCCCAGGAGGTCCGCGAGGCATCCGGCCTGACCGCGATGGTGGCCGGCCTGGGTGGCGGCAAGTCCTTCCTCGGCGGCGGCATCGTCTACAAGACGCTGCGCGCCGGGGCGTACTGGACCATCCTGGACCCCTCCGGTCCGCTGGCGAAGCTCTGCGACCTGCCGGAACTGCGGCCGTACGCCCGGCCGATCAACCTGCTCAACGCCCAGCCCGGCATCCTCAACCCCTACCGGGTGGTCGCCGAGCCGATGCTGGAGCACTTCACCGACGAGGACGACCCGGAACGCGCCTGGCGGCGGGAGCGGGCGCTGGCCGCCGCGACCCGGCGGCGGCTGGTCCTGGACGTGCTCAACGGCCTGCTGCCGTACGAGGTGGCCAGGATGCCGCAGACCCGGATCGTGCTGCTGCGCGCGGTCCGCGCCGTGGGCGGGCGGGCCACCGCACACCCCGGCCTGGTCTTCGACGCGCTGCGCCGGGACGCCGGTGAGCACCACGAGCACGCGGTGGTGGTCGCGGACTTCCTGGACGAGATGCGCGAGCGGATGTCGCTGCTGATCCCGGAGCGGGACGCCGACCCGTACTCCGAGACCCGCGACGACCGGCTCACCGTGCTGACCATGGCCGGGCTGACCCTGCCCAAGGACGGGGTCGGCCGCGAGCACTGGACCGACGCGGAGGCCCTCGGCGTCGAGATGCTCAACCTGGCCGCCTGGCTCACCCAGCGCTCGATCTACGAGCGGCCGAAGGACATGCGCAAGGGCGTCTGGATCGACGAGGCGTTCTTCCTCTCCGAGGTGCCCACCGGCCGGGTGCTGATGAACCGCTTCGCCCGTGACTCCCGTAAGTGGAACGTCCGGGTGCTGCTGTCCAGCCAGATCCCGGCCGACTTCCTCAAGATCCAGGGCTTCGTCTCGCTGCTCGACTCGGTCTTCGTCGGCCGCCTGGACGACGAGCACGCCCAGGCCGACGCGCTACGCCTGCTCAAGGTGCCGATCGGCGCAGGCTACGAGCAGGTCGTGGCCAGCCTCGGCCGCCGCCCCGGCGGGGTGCGCACCGCCACCGAACGCGACCGCTCGCCGCGGCAGTTCATCTTCGGCGACGGCGCCGGCGGCGTGGAGCGGATCCGGATCGACTTCGGCGGCCCGCACCTGAACCACCTGCGCAACGGCATGGACACCACCCCGGACGCGATGCGCCAGGCCGCCTCCGGCGCCCCCGCCCTGCCCTCGGGCCGGGTGGACGGCGTGCTGCCCGACCTGCCGGCCGAGGAGGAGCTGGAAGCGGAGTTCGCGGCCGAACTGGGCCTGGGCGACGAGGACTTCGACGACCCCTACACGCCCTCGACCGGAGCGGACAACGAAGGGCACGGGGACAGGCACCACGTCGGCCGGGGCAGCGCACGATGATCATGTTGCTGGCGGTGGTGGCCGCCGTGCTGCTGGTCGCGGCGCGGCGGCGGGCCAAACGCACCCCCGAGCCGCTCCCGGCACCCCGCCGGGGCAGGCGCAGGCTGGCCCTGCTCGGGGTCATCGGCATGCTCGGCCTGCAGATCATGGTCGGCGGGGTCGCGCACGCGCAGAGCATCTGCAAGGAGTCGCCGAACCCGGACCGTCCCGGTTCGGGCATGGTGGGCGCCTTCGACGCCGCGCCGCTGGGCACCGGTGTGCCGGGCAGCGCCTACGACGAGGTCGGCTACGCGGGCCTGGTCTGGCACACCTACGACCTCGGCTGTGGCCCCGAGGGTCTGCGCAACCCGAACGCGGTGATCGACACCTGGGCGGGCAACCAGACGTTCAACATGGCCAAGGTGCTGGTCGGGGCCACCAACGGCCTGCACTACGCACTGCTCGGCGGCGAGCTGATGAAGCCGCTGGACGACCTGGTCTCCACCGGCACCATCGCGCTCTACGACACCGTGTACGCGCCCTGGTTCGGACTGGCCGCGCTGATCCTGGCCATCTTCCTGTTCCGCCATATCTGGCAGGGCGACCTGGCCAGCATCGGCAAGCGCTCGATGTGGGCGCTGGCCGCGATCTGGCTGGCCGCGGCCACCTACCTGACCCCGCTGCTCTACACCCGGCTGCTGGACGACGTGCTGATCAAGGGCACCTCGCAGATCCAGGCCGGGTTCCTGCGCGAGGTCGGGGTGGACGAGCGCAACTCGCTGCCCACCGTGCTGCACGACCAGGTGATCTACCGCAACTGGCTGCGCGGGGAGTTCGGCTCCCCGGACAGCACCCCGGCCAAGGACTTCGGCCGGGACCTGCTGCGGGCCCAGACCTTCAGCAAGCAGGAAGTCGCCGAGGGCAAGGACCAGGGCAAGGAGCCGATCGCGGCGAAGAAGTCCGCGTTCGAGGGCCTGGTCGCCCGCGCTGACGAGGTCGGCGCGAAGGGCCACATCCAGGGCATCGACGGCAGCCGGATGGGCGCCGGCGCGCTCGGGTTGTTCCAGTCGGTGGTCTACTCGCTGTTCCAGTTGCTGGCCAAGGCCGCCATCCTGCTCGCCCAGGTGCTGCTGCGGGTGGTCATCCTGGCCGGGCCGATCATCGGCCTGATCGCCATGCTCTACCACGCGATCCTGCGTGGTGTCGGTCGCGCGATCGGCGCCGCCCTGCTCAACGTGGTGGTCATCGCCGCGCTGGCCGGGCTGCACACCCTGCTGCTGACCTGGATCTTCGCCCCCACCCGAGGGCTGGGGCTGCTCGCCCAGATGGCTCTGGCCGGACTGGTCACCTTGGTGTTCTTCTTGGTGGGCAAGCCGGTGCGGCGGATCTGGCAGATGGTCGAACTCTCCGTCGGCGCGGTCGGCAACGCCATGCCCGCGCCGCGCACCGGCCTGTGGTCCCGGCTGCGTGGCCGGGGCGGGCAGGAACGGACGCCGCAGGACGAGTTCTGGGAGCAGGTGCGGGACGTGGATCCGGACGGCGGCACCGAGCCGAGGCGGGCCCGGCGGCGGGACCGGCCCGAGGCCTCCTACGAGGCGGCGGGGCCGGGCGGCTTCCGCGGCGATGCCTCCGGCGGCGCGCTGCCGGTGGCGGGTGCGCTCACCGGCACGGTCAGCGACCGGCTGCACGAGTCCGGTGGCGGCGCGCTCGGCGGGCACCGGGCCGCGGGGGCACTGCCCTCGGGACGGGGCAGCCGGACGGTGGACACCGCGCCGGTGTTCGACCGGAGCTGGGACCGCAACGACGAGGACGCCGTGGTGGTGCCGTCCAGGCTGGACGGCAACGCGGGCAGTGTGCCCGGACCACGGCGGGCGGACATGGAGGTCGTCGCCGGACGGCCGGTGTGGGCGGTGTACCGCCCGTCGCGCGGGGTCGAACTCCGTGACGGCGACGCGGTGCGCGGATAGCGGGAGGGGGAGACGTGCCGATTCGCACCAACCGCGGCCGGGCCGCGGTCTATCGCAGGCTGTGGGGCTGGCCGCTGCGCTCGCCGCGGCATTTCACGACCACGTTGATCCTGCTCGCGGTGGTGATCATCGGGGTGGGCATCCTGCTGCCGGACTCCGAGCCGCTGCCCGAACCCGAGCCGCGCTTCGGCGGCACCAGCCAGCAGACCAGCCCCGGCGCGCCCACCAGTGGCACCAGGGCCTTCGCCGCGCCGAGCACCAGCACGCACGCGCCGGTGACCTCCTTCCCGCAGGCCGCCCCACCGCCGGCGGCGCCGGCGCCCGAGGCGCTGGCGATCGCCGAGTCCTGGGGCAAGGCCTGGGTGGACCACCCCGACGGCACCACCACCCAGCAGTGGCTGGACAAGCTCAAGCCGTTCACCACCGACGAGTACCTGGGGCAGCTGGCCTCGGTGGACCCGCGGATGGTGCCCTCCAGCAGGGTCACCGGCAAACCCAGTTCGATCAGCGCCACGACCAGCTCGGTGGAGGTGAAGCTGCCCACGGACAAGATCGTGCTGCGGCTCACCGTGATCACCACCGCGGCGGGGTGGCGGGTCGCCTCCTACACCGAGGCGGACTGACATGAAACTCGCGCTGGCCGGGGTCGCGCTGGCGGCCACCGTGGTGGTCGCGATCACCACCACCGGAGTGATCCGGACGGTGGTCGGCGGCAACGAGACCTACCAGCCCAAGGCCGTGGTCAACAGCCTGTGCACGCCGGACATGGACTGGGGCATCGGCGGCGCCAACCAGGGCGCGCAGGACGCCTCCCGGCTGGCCGAGGAATCCCGGATGATCGTCTCGATGATCATCACCATCGGCCGCGAGCGGAAGCTGCCGCCGCGGGCCTGGCAGGTGGCCATCCAGGCCGGCCGCACCGAGTCCGGCCTGCGCAACCTGGACTACGGCGACCGCGACTCGGTGGGCATCTTCCAGATGCGCACCTCCATGGGCTGGGGCACGCCCGCGCAGCTGCAGGACATCCCGTACCAGATCCACAAGTTCTACGACGTGCTGCTGAAGGTGCCGAACTGGGAGAGCAAGCGTCCCGGCGACGCGGCCCAGGCGGTGGAGCGCTCGGCCTTCCCTGACCGGTACCACCGGTGGGAGTCGATGGCGGTCCACCTGATCAACCAGATCACCGACGAGACCTCCTTCGTCAGCTGCAAGCAGCTCCCGCAGCCGGGCGAGGTCGCGGTGACCGCGATCCAGTTCGCGATGAAGGAGCTGGGCAAGCCGTACGTGTGGGGCGCGGAGGGCCCGGACACCTACGACTGCTCCGGCCTGATGCAGTGGTCCTACCGGCTGGCCGGGCTGAACCTGCCACGCACCTCGCGCGAGCAGTGGTTCGCCGGCGGGTACGTGCCGCTGCGCGAGGCCCAGCCAGGTGATCTGATCTTCTGGTCCACCAACACCAGCAACCCGAAGAACATCCACCACGTGGCGATGTACCTGGGCGACAACAAGATCCTCGAGGCACAGCAGTCCGGGGTGCCGGTGCACATCCGGAACCTGAAGTGGACCGAGGGCGAGCTGATGTCCATGGCGGTCCGCCCGAAGTCGAACAAGTCGGCCTGAGGCGACCCCAAGGGAGGCAGCGCATGTTCAGCAACGACCCGATCCCGCGCCCTGGACGGCCCCCGGCCTCCAGCAGCCCGCTGGCGGACTACCTCAGCGGCGCCCGGCACGGCGTGGACAGCGGGTACGCGGTGCTGCCCAGATCGCTGGCCGAGTCCATGCCGCTGCCCTGGCAGCAGCAGATGGTGCACCTGCTCGCCGAGTTCCACCAGGCCTACGGCCACCTGCCCTGGCCGGTGTACCGGGTGGTCCCGTCCCGGTATGAGTTCCTGGTCGACCTGGACGAGGACCAGCTCGCCGAGGTCGGCTGCCTGGTGGAGATCGACGGCGACGGCGAGCTGGTCTACCGGGAGCGCAACGGCGCCCGCATCCCCAACCCCGAGGACAAACGGGTCCTGGTCTCCTGCCTGGACCCGATCCCGAACCAGCAGTCCGGCTTCGTCCAGCCCGCGGTGGCCCCCCGGCCGGTCCCGCCGCTGCCCGCCAACGAGCCCGCGAACACCCCCGCCCCACCCCCGGCCCCGCCGCCAACCCCGCCGCACGGCGAGCCCCCGATCTTCGAGTTCCCGCCGCCACCCGCGCCGTCGCCGTTCGTGGCAGGCGCCGGGATCCCGTCCGCCCCGCCTCCGCCGCAGCACAACCCGGTGCCGCACCCGCCGCAACACAGCCCCGCCCCGCAACACACCGGCGCGCAGCAGGCCCCGCCCCAGCACCCATCCCCGCTGAGCACCCCGCCCGCGGGCTCGCCCGCACCGGGCTTCGGCGCACCACCTCCCGGCTACCGCGGCCAGCACACCCCGCCACCGGGCCTGGGCACCCCACCGCCCGGGATGCCGGGCATGAGCGCCCCGCCCGGCCCGCCGAGCCAGTCGCCGCCGGGGCAGCCGAGCGCCGGTCAGCCGGTGCCCGGCCAGCGCACCTTCGGCCCGCCGCCGGAGGAACACGAGGAGCCGGGCTACGACCAGCCGTTCGGCCCGACCGGCTCCGGAAACCGCCCCAACCCATCCTGGTGACCCCGCCCACTTTCCAAAACTGCTACCATTTTGGAAAGTAGTCCAGCTATGGGAGGTGGAGTCATGGGGAACAGGGTCGACCGCGAGCGTCAGGAGACCCACGACCAGCTTGGCTTCATCGGCGAGCTGGAAGACATCGCCGAGGACGCCGACCCGCGGACCGCCGCCCGATTGCGGTCCCTGGTGCGCAAGCGGGTCGCCTGCCTGGCCCCGGTGCGGGTCTCGGTCACGGCCCAGCTGCTCGACGTCACCACGCCGACCGTCCGCGCCTGGCTGGACCGGGGCGTGCTGATCGAGGCCGAGGGCGATTCGAGCAGTCGGCGGGTCGACGCCCGCAGCCTGCACGCGGTCATGGGCCTGGTGCGCGAACTCCGGGCGACCGGGGCGAAGCCGGGCAACCTGGTGGACCAACTCTGGGACCGCCTGGCCGACCAGGCCCTGCTGGACCGGAGTGATCTACGAGAGTCCCTTGCCCGGGTGCGGAGTGGCGAGGTCGTCGAGCTGTGACGATTATTGCTGTCGGTGACTTCTGTGGCACTCTGCGTGCATGGTTGTCCGGGTCACGGCAGACCGGCTGGCGGTCGAGTACGGCAAGAGCCTGAAGGGCAGGCAACGCACGAGCTACGACCGCTGGCTGGCCGATCTCAAGCAGCGCGGCTGCGCGGCCATGCAGTACCGCCTGCACGGTGCGGGCGTCGACCACTTCTGCGTCAGCCACCTCTACGGCGCGTTGCGGGTCGTGGTCGCCTTCGAGAGTTCGCGATCGGCGGTCATCGTGCTGCTCGGACCGCACGACAACTCCGATCCCGGTCTGGATGTCTACACCCGGCTGTACGACCTCGCCGACATCCCGGTCCCCACGGGCAGGCGCACCAAACCGCCCTGCTGCGCCGCCGACGGCAAGCCACCCGAGCTGGGCGCGGAGCTTGAGTGGCTGATGGATCGGATGCGGGAACAGGCCAGGGCGCTGACCGGCAGGCTGCGCTGAGGCGCCAGACCGACCCCGTTGCCACCGTGGCGTCGGAGTGACATGCGCTGCCCCGCATGAAAGGGTCGGTGTGTGGTGGATCTCAACGGTTGGTACTACTGCCTGCGGCACCATGAGGTCGAGCACGGGCTCGGGTGCAAGGCGGCGGAGCGGATGGGTCCCTATCCGGATCAGGCCGCGGCCGAGCGCGCGCTGGAGATCTCGCGGGAGCGCAACGAGGCCGCGGACGCGCAGCGGCGTAAGTGGGACGACGACGATGACTGACGGCGCATAGGCTGGCTGGCGTGGAGCGCGCGCCGGAACGCGACACCAGGGCCGCGGCGGACTTCGCCGCGATCCGGGTCGAGTTCGGGCTGCCGGGGGAGTTCCCGACCGCGGCGCTGGCCGAGGCTGAGCAGACCTCCAGTGAGACCGTGCACCGGTTGCCGCGGCGGGATGCCACCGAACTGCCGCTGGTGACCATTGATCCGCCGGGCGCCAAGGACCTGGACCAGGCCGTGTGCGTGCGGCGGCTGCCCAGTGGGTTCCGGGTGTTCTACGCGATCGCCGATCTGGGTGCGGTGGTGCCGCCCGGCGGCGCGCTGGACGCCGAGGTGCGCAGGCGGGGGCAGACGCTCTACCTGCCCGATGGCAGTGTGCCGCTGCACCCGCCGGTGCTGTCGGAGGACGCGGCGAGCCTGCTGCCGGACCAGGCGCGTAACGCGGTGCTGTGGACCATCGACCTGGACGACGACGGCGAGCCGACCTCGGTGCACGTGGAACGCGCGATCGTGCGCTCCACCGCCCAGTTCGACTACGCCACCGTGCAGGCCGCCATCGCCGACGGCACCGTGCACCCCTCGGTGGCCGCACTGCCCGAGCTGGGCCGGTTGCGGCGTGGGCTGGCCGTGCGGCGGGGTGCGATCGAGCTGGCCCTGCCCGAACAGGAGATCCAGCCCGACGGCGCGGGCGGCTGGCGGCTGGTGGTGCGGCCGCGGACCGAGGTCGACAGCTGGAACGCGGAGATCTCCCTGCTCACCGGGATGTGCGCGGCCCGGATCATGCTGGACGCGGGGATCGGCATCCTGCGCACGCTGCCCGATGCCAACGAGGGCGCGGTGCACGAGCTGCGCCGCACCGCCGCCGCGCTGGGCCTGGACTGGCCCGAGGAGATGCCGGCTGCCGAACTGCTCGCCGGGCTGGACCCGGCCGAACCGACCTCGCTGGCGCTGTCCACCGACGCGACCCGGCTGCTGCGCGGCGCGGGCTACACCGCCTTCGACGGCACCCCGCCCGAGGTGACCACGCACGCCGGGATCGGCGCGGCCTACGCGCACGTCACCGCCCCGCTGCGCAGACTCGTCGACCGGTTCGCCACCGAGGTGTGCCTGGCCGTGGCCGGTGGGGTGCCGGTGCCGGAGTGGGTGCGCACTGCGCTGCCCGAGCTGCCCTCGGCCATGGAGGCATCCGACCGGCAGGCCGCCCAGGTGGACCGGGCCTGCATCGACCAGGTGGAGTCCTGGCTGCTGGCCGATGAAGTGGGGCAGAGCTTCGCCGCGGTGGTGTTGCGCACCAACGCCGAGGGCGGCGAGATCTTCGTCACCGAACCGCCGGTGCTGGCCAAATGTCGGGGCGCCGGCCTGGTCGAGGCCGGGCGGGTGCGGGTGCGGCTGGTGGAGGCGGATCCACTGCGGCGCAAGGTGTCCTTCGAGACGGAATGACCCTCCACACCGGACGGTTGCGTATGGTGCAGGGGTTCCACCACAGTCGATGGAGGCGAAGTGAGCGAGCAGGACGTGCGCGGGTTGACGGTCGGGGTGCTCGGCGGCACCGGCCCGCAGGGCAAGGGCCTGGCCTATCGCTGGGCGCTGGCCGGGCTGAAGGTCGTCATCGGCTCCCGTGACGCCGCCCGCGCCGAGTCCGCCGCCGCCGAACTGGCCGAGCTGAGCGGCGGCGCGGTCTCCGGCGCGGACAACGCCGCCTGCGCCACCGCCGCCGACCTGGTCCTGGTCGCGGTGCCATGGGAGGCGCACGAGCCGACCCTGACCTCGCTGCGCGAGCAGCTCGCCGGGAAGATCGTCATCGACTGCGTGAACCCGCTCGGCTTCGACAAGCAGGGCCCGTTCGCACTGGCGGTCACCGAGGGCAGCGCCGCCCAGCAGGCCGAGGGGCTGCTGCCGGACTCCCGCGTCACCGCCGCCTTCCACCACGTCTCCGCGGTGCTGCTCGCCGACCCCGAGGTGTCCACTGTGGACACCGACGTGCTGGTGCTCGGCGACGACCGCGAGGCCACCGACCTGGTGCGCGCGCTGGC contains:
- a CDS encoding ATP-binding protein yields the protein MNDQRVYSKRGRRLPGEAAIPTYTPSISARSIDGHLVRTGQDVYAWYRLAPQRWSFRSDSQRQDLIHAIAGQYAELQGRWLHLRVTTRPYPIRMWAEAHVHNAVGRLPDTPGTLSFDDYMVGEQQQLMGRSMAEKEVYLGVQVQTRNVMDRAVERAAPVLRKIFPEAVDAELVALDSEVEHLDQILGASGLEGRPVTAEEMSWLMHRSCSLGLPAPRNLPAVPGAAWEPEDLASFTDAADFHQEPYSPSVTVRGRTGSNAGVKRHVVVLTVGLMHGLQIPEIDDPWLQRSDRLPAPVEWSARIYVRKPEDVTGELQRQMNKVRSQVRHYTDEHDLEPPQSLARQAARVLEIDDEMTTGFTSLATRVRSWWRLSVSGATEREALRLAQQLVDLYKPKIAIEHPESQYALAREFIPGEPLASAAYLRRGSVSWAASAVPTATAEVGDRRGILLGETCTATRRPVAWDPWMAQEVREASGLTAMVAGLGGGKSFLGGGIVYKTLRAGAYWTILDPSGPLAKLCDLPELRPYARPINLLNAQPGILNPYRVVAEPMLEHFTDEDDPERAWRRERALAAATRRRLVLDVLNGLLPYEVARMPQTRIVLLRAVRAVGGRATAHPGLVFDALRRDAGEHHEHAVVVADFLDEMRERMSLLIPERDADPYSETRDDRLTVLTMAGLTLPKDGVGREHWTDAEALGVEMLNLAAWLTQRSIYERPKDMRKGVWIDEAFFLSEVPTGRVLMNRFARDSRKWNVRVLLSSQIPADFLKIQGFVSLLDSVFVGRLDDEHAQADALRLLKVPIGAGYEQVVASLGRRPGGVRTATERDRSPRQFIFGDGAGGVERIRIDFGGPHLNHLRNGMDTTPDAMRQAASGAPALPSGRVDGVLPDLPAEEELEAEFAAELGLGDEDFDDPYTPSTGADNEGHGDRHHVGRGSAR
- a CDS encoding chloride channel protein, which codes for MIMLLAVVAAVLLVAARRRAKRTPEPLPAPRRGRRRLALLGVIGMLGLQIMVGGVAHAQSICKESPNPDRPGSGMVGAFDAAPLGTGVPGSAYDEVGYAGLVWHTYDLGCGPEGLRNPNAVIDTWAGNQTFNMAKVLVGATNGLHYALLGGELMKPLDDLVSTGTIALYDTVYAPWFGLAALILAIFLFRHIWQGDLASIGKRSMWALAAIWLAAATYLTPLLYTRLLDDVLIKGTSQIQAGFLREVGVDERNSLPTVLHDQVIYRNWLRGEFGSPDSTPAKDFGRDLLRAQTFSKQEVAEGKDQGKEPIAAKKSAFEGLVARADEVGAKGHIQGIDGSRMGAGALGLFQSVVYSLFQLLAKAAILLAQVLLRVVILAGPIIGLIAMLYHAILRGVGRAIGAALLNVVVIAALAGLHTLLLTWIFAPTRGLGLLAQMALAGLVTLVFFLVGKPVRRIWQMVELSVGAVGNAMPAPRTGLWSRLRGRGGQERTPQDEFWEQVRDVDPDGGTEPRRARRRDRPEASYEAAGPGGFRGDASGGALPVAGALTGTVSDRLHESGGGALGGHRAAGALPSGRGSRTVDTAPVFDRSWDRNDEDAVVVPSRLDGNAGSVPGPRRADMEVVAGRPVWAVYRPSRGVELRDGDAVRG
- a CDS encoding C40 family peptidase; the encoded protein is MKLALAGVALAATVVVAITTTGVIRTVVGGNETYQPKAVVNSLCTPDMDWGIGGANQGAQDASRLAEESRMIVSMIITIGRERKLPPRAWQVAIQAGRTESGLRNLDYGDRDSVGIFQMRTSMGWGTPAQLQDIPYQIHKFYDVLLKVPNWESKRPGDAAQAVERSAFPDRYHRWESMAVHLINQITDETSFVSCKQLPQPGEVAVTAIQFAMKELGKPYVWGAEGPDTYDCSGLMQWSYRLAGLNLPRTSREQWFAGGYVPLREAQPGDLIFWSTNTSNPKNIHHVAMYLGDNKILEAQQSGVPVHIRNLKWTEGELMSMAVRPKSNKSA
- a CDS encoding RNB domain-containing ribonuclease is translated as MERAPERDTRAAADFAAIRVEFGLPGEFPTAALAEAEQTSSETVHRLPRRDATELPLVTIDPPGAKDLDQAVCVRRLPSGFRVFYAIADLGAVVPPGGALDAEVRRRGQTLYLPDGSVPLHPPVLSEDAASLLPDQARNAVLWTIDLDDDGEPTSVHVERAIVRSTAQFDYATVQAAIADGTVHPSVAALPELGRLRRGLAVRRGAIELALPEQEIQPDGAGGWRLVVRPRTEVDSWNAEISLLTGMCAARIMLDAGIGILRTLPDANEGAVHELRRTAAALGLDWPEEMPAAELLAGLDPAEPTSLALSTDATRLLRGAGYTAFDGTPPEVTTHAGIGAAYAHVTAPLRRLVDRFATEVCLAVAGGVPVPEWVRTALPELPSAMEASDRQAAQVDRACIDQVESWLLADEVGQSFAAVVLRTNAEGGEIFVTEPPVLAKCRGAGLVEAGRVRVRLVEADPLRRKVSFETE
- the npdG gene encoding NADPH-dependent F420 reductase is translated as MSEQDVRGLTVGVLGGTGPQGKGLAYRWALAGLKVVIGSRDAARAESAAAELAELSGGAVSGADNAACATAADLVLVAVPWEAHEPTLTSLREQLAGKIVIDCVNPLGFDKQGPFALAVTEGSAAQQAEGLLPDSRVTAAFHHVSAVLLADPEVSTVDTDVLVLGDDREATDLVRALADVIPGMRGIFGGRLRNAGQVEALTANLIAVNRRHKTHAGVRITGV